From the Pirellulales bacterium genome, the window TCTCGCCTGTTTCGGCCCAGCCCCAGATCGGCAAATTCGCCCCTTCCTGCAAAACCATGTTGCTCCCGATCACTGACGGCAGTCTAACCTCGGCCGATGCGACGGCGGACCAGAGACAAATTGCCACCGATAGTGCGAGAAGGGGCAAACGGTAACGTCGAAGCATCTGACGATCCTTGAGAGACAGCGGAAGAGCCGGTGAGAAGGAGGTTTGGGGCGGTTAACGAGCGAAGGATACCGCCGCGGGTAGACTACTATAATATATCTTCCAATGACCGGCGCGCAATTGCAAGAGAATGGAGTAGGTGGTGCAATCGACGAAGCGATCCACCGGTAACGGCGGCGCGCCGGTCCCGATCGACCGAGGCAGTCAGCATTACGCGGGGCCGGAAGTGTCGTAGGATTCTGTTGCTGGGTCATCGGATTGAAGAACCGGCCGGCGTCCAGACTTCGACCTTCGCCTCTGGAAAGAGAACCCTGAGGCGGTCAAGTTCGGCCGCGTCCGTTCCGACCAGCATCTTGATCGACCAAACTCGTTCATCTCCGAGAACGCGACGAATCCACGGGATGATGCCCTCTTCATCGGTGTCGTCGATTCCGACCAGCCGCGTATCGACCACGCGACTCAATTCGGCGCGCCTCTTCCGCACGATCTTTGCCTGCCAGCCTACATAGGCGCAGAGCAGGGACAGAAACACGACTCCAACCAGCAGCGCCTGCAGGCCGAATTGAGACCGGCGGCGCTTCGGTGGCTCAGCTTTGGGCAGCTCGTTTTGCATGGCCGAATTATCTGTCGCCGCGGGCAGCCGGAGCAAGGGATACGCGGGGCCAAGCGATCCTGGCCTCCCTCTGGCACTCGGCCAACGCGTCGGCGGGCGGGATTCTCAAGTCCCACGGTTGCCGCAAGCTCTTGCACTGCTGATCGACATGGACTTCATGAGGCAGAAACCCGCACGCCACTGTTTCCGACGCCCTCCTGCGAGAAACCAGCACCAGAAGTTTCTCGCCGCAGGCCGCTGAACTGTGCATGAGATTTGCAGCCGATGCCAAAGAATAGAGCGGAGGCCGCTTGGCTGGCCTTCAGTCGGCCAAAGTCTCGACGCTGTTTGGCCCGAATTATCGGCCGTTATCCGGTCGTTGGCTGATCACCACGAAAAATCCGCGGGAAAGGGCGTATGCTTTGCTATGTTTGACGGTTTCTGGCGTTTGTTCGCCGAACCAGACGGCGGAGCACCGGCTTGGTCAGCAAGATTGCAAAGACGACTAGGACATGAAAACCAAAAAACACAAAAGAAAACACAAGCACCGCGAACAGGCCGGGGATTCACTCAACGGCGCAGCCAATTGCGGCTCGAACGACATTCAAAATCACGGCGATGTGAAAGCTAAGCGGCACAAGATCGACGATGCGGTCTTCGTTGAAGAATTGGCCCGCTTGCAGATCGAGCTGGTCAAGCTACAGGAGTGGATTAAGCATGAAGGCCTGAAAGTCGTGGTCATCTTTGAGGGAAGGGATGCAGCCGGTAAGGGAGGAGTGATCAAGCGGATCACCGAGAGCCTGAATCCGCGCATCTGTCGCGTGGTTGCACTGGGCACGCCCACGGAGCGCGAAAAGAAGAGTTGGTATTTTCAGCGCTACGTGGCTCACTTGCCGACGGCCGGCGAGATCGTGCTGTTCGATCGCAGTTGGTACAACCGTGCCGGCGTGGAGCGTGTCATGGGCTTTTGCAGCGACGCTGAATATCACGAGTTCTTACGGAGCTGTCCCGAGTTTGAGGAGATGCTGATCCGCGCCGGAATCATTTTGATCAAGTATTGGTTCTCCGTGAGCGACGAGGAGCAGGAACGCCGCTTCCAGAAACGTATGGATGACCCGACGCGCAGCTGGAAGCTCAGCCCCATGGACGTCGAATCTCGTTCTAGGTGGGTCGACTATTCACGCGCCAAAGACACGATGTTCACTCACTGCGACACGAAGCAAGCCCCGTGGCGTGTAGTCAAGGCCGACAGCAAGAAGTGCGCGCGATTGAACTGTATCTCGCACTTGCTGAGCGTGATTCCCTATCAAGACCTGACGCCGACCCCGGCTGAACTGCCGCCACGTCCGGCAATGCCCGAAGACTATGTGCGCCCTCCGATCGAGGACCAGTCCTTCGTTCCCGAGATTTGGTAACGTCATTCGGAGGGCGAAAAGACAACCTGCGGCTTTGGCCCCGGCCGACCGGTGGTCCGGTCGTGCAGAAACGGTCGATTGTGCGACCTGAATCTTTTAACTTCGAGCGGGGCAGAGTGGAAATCCGATATCGAGAGTGAGATGGTGGTCGCCAGGGACGGCATTTGAATTATTCGCGGCTCGGCTTAACCGCCGGGCCGTTTTCTTTTGCGCTCACTGCGGCCAGACGTGAGAGGCACGATCCTGGCCGCTCGGGCACGGCGACATTCTTGACGGAGCCAACTTGACCGTGGCGGGGCTTTTTTCATGCGCCCAGTGAGCCGAACGGAAGGAGCAGCCGCGATCCCGGTCGCCCTTTGGCCAACGCATCGTCGGGCGGGATTCTCAGACCCACGGTTGACGCGGCCGGACGCGGGCGGCTCGATAGGACCGCCGGCAGCCGGAGCAAGGGATTCTGACGGGGCCGCAGCATCGCCGGCCGCGGGGAAGGCAGAATGCTTACACGGGCCGAGGCTCACAAACGGAATCACCGCCAGTCCAGTCACCGGTGAAGCGATCTGTTACCGGGCGGGTTCCTTTGTCCGATGGTCGGTCCCTTGCGGTGGCGCATTGCCTCCTCGTTCAGCGCGCAGTGCGCGGACTTCCTCGGATAGTTCTTCAATGGCTTTACGGAGCGCGGCCAAATCCTGGGACGGTTCCGTCTCGGCGCCCGTTACCGAGTGCCCCTGCACCGGCCGCGGCGCGAAAGCGGCTTCAGTCTTTACAGGGATGCTTGGGATCGGGATTCCTCCCCGGTTAAGTCTCGTCATCGGGACCAAAGCGATGCGATTGATCGGGATGGCTGCGATGCCGACAGCCGCGCGTGGCGCCGGACTGCCGGCTGCAGCGAGACCGTTTGAACTCCCGTTTACCAGGGCCGTTGGTGGAATTGCCGTGCGCTGACCCAGCACCGTGAGGATGCTCGCGTAATTCCATGTAAGGTCTCTAGCGCTTTGCATAAACCCGGTTTGTCGATTCATCTGCTCGGAGAGCGACCCGTCCAGGAAAGCGTGGTATTTGACCCGCCGCAGTTGCCGGTCGCCAGCGGAGCGCAGCGCGGCGATCACATCTTGGAATGCCGGGTCGTTGTTGATCAGGAATTGGCCCGGCTGCAGGCTCTGAAATCGGCTTGGATCCAGTGACAAGAAGAAGCCCTTATTCCGGTCCGTAACGGCGATCTGGCCCTTGACCGTCCATTCGCTGGCGGCCCGATAGTACAATTCCGCCATGCCCGCCGTGCACAACACCCAGGCGTTGCCGACGTTGGTGCCGGCTTGCCCGCTGTAGCAGTCTTCCGGATACCGGCCGATTGCGGTCCCGAGCGGAGCGCCGTCGAAATCTTGTTTCGCCTGGTTGATCGGAAACAAATTGTCAAATGTCGAGGACAGGCTTGCGGCCGTTGCAGAAACCATGTCGTCAGTCGGCGAGAAGAAGTCGTCC encodes:
- the ppk2 gene encoding polyphosphate kinase 2, producing the protein MKTKKHKRKHKHREQAGDSLNGAANCGSNDIQNHGDVKAKRHKIDDAVFVEELARLQIELVKLQEWIKHEGLKVVVIFEGRDAAGKGGVIKRITESLNPRICRVVALGTPTEREKKSWYFQRYVAHLPTAGEIVLFDRSWYNRAGVERVMGFCSDAEYHEFLRSCPEFEEMLIRAGIILIKYWFSVSDEEQERRFQKRMDDPTRSWKLSPMDVESRSRWVDYSRAKDTMFTHCDTKQAPWRVVKADSKKCARLNCISHLLSVIPYQDLTPTPAELPPRPAMPEDYVRPPIEDQSFVPEIW